The sequence below is a genomic window from Candidatus Poribacteria bacterium.
AGATATTCCTCTTTCAAGGGTGGAACATCTGTCACCTCAAAGGTATAGGTTCGGGCGTAGTTGCTTTCAGCGATTTCGGGTTGAATAGAGAGAAAGCGATCTGTTTGGGAAGCTGCGGGTGCCCCTGAAATTTGGTAATAGAGCTGCTTTTTCTTCGGGATGTGGACGGTAAGCCGATAATATTGCACCGGTTGTGGTGCTTGGAAATAGACTTTCCGCCAAAATTCGCCTTGCATGACGTGTCCAGCGTTGTTCGTAGAATAGGCGTAATCAATGATACATCCGTCCGTAACGCCAGGGAGCGAAAAGTACATCAAACGTGCGTCAACGTACAACCCGGCATCCACAGCACTCGGTGGGACGAGATCGGTTATCACTTCGTTTACATCGAGTTCAATAGCGTTGCCGTCCGGTGTGAGTGTTCGTGCGTGGTGGATGGTGACATCGTCTCTTCCACGCATGTAGGGGATGCTCACTTCAGCAAGGTCTTTGCCGTTTTCGTTGAAGATTTTGACGATCCGACGTGTTGAGTAGATGTATCGGCTCTTTTCATCGATATCCACATCGACGCTTTCCCAAAGTACGGCAGCCCCGTCGTCTGGATACGCTTTTTGAGAGGGAGCGTTGCTAATGGCTTCTTGAATAGTGTTTTCGTCTGCTTCGCTGATGAAGTCGTACGGAAGCGCAGATCTACCACCGCGATAGGTGTTGGCATCGCCGATTTCCGAATTCGCTTGTTCCTCCACTTCGGTAGGTGGTACGTCGGCGAGGACTTCTGGTTCCGAGGGTGGTGGCGCGGGTAGTGCCGAGCGTCTTTTGCCCAGAAATGTTTTCTCAGCGAGTGTGCCATCGTTTGCACCTTCTTCAGATTCAAGAGCGGTCGTTAGGTGCCGGGTGGCATTTCCGTCGCCGTTATCGTCGAGGTGTGGGTGTTCGGATTGAATCGTACCAAAGTCTTCGTACCACGCTTTTGTCCGCTCCTCCACGGATAGGAACGCTTCGAGAAGCGAGATCGCGCCGTCGCTATTTGTATCGGCAGCTGCTGTGGAGAAGGCATCGACGAAAACATCGCCGAACCCAGCTTGTAGTGCGTAACCCTCGTTCGGTGAACTTGAGGTCAGAATTATGCGTCCTGGTGCGCTGAGTTGGGATGCGAGCCGCCCGCTGTAAGGGAAGCCGAAGATGAGTATCTGGTTCTCAGCAGGGATGCCGTTGATAAGCGTTATATATTCTGTTTCGGTGATGTCTCGTCCCAGTAGATTAAACTTCGGTGTACTTCTACCGGTGCGGGATGCGTGTCCGATCATGAAGAGTAGAAATCGGTCTGAGGGTTGGATTTTCTCAGTGAGTTCTGCGAACGCCGTTAAGAGCGGTTCACGTCTCGATTCAGCATCAACAAGTCCGGGTTTTTCCGAATCCCCCATATCCTCGAAAAGGAAGGTGATTTGCGCTGGGTCGTAGCCGTATTCGTCGGTGAGCAATTGATGAAACCGGGAGGTGGCACTCCAGAATGCATCGTAGAAAGATTTTTCACCGGCGGCACCACCGATAATTAGGGCGTAATCTGCTGCAAAGGAGATCGGTACAAAGATTAGACAAACGGCGAGAATTATGAGAATTTTATGGTAAACCTTAGAATTAATTAGACATTCAGCACCAGTGCGGTTAGAAACCGCACCTACCGGGGTGGGGTAAAATGTCTGTTTATTTTTCAGGGTTCCCATAGTGAGTGATTGATGCATTTTCTTTCCAACCTCCTAATCCGTTTCTCTGAGAGAATTATGTATCGGAAGTCGCTATGAAATCACCACTTTTACCACCTGTCTTTTTGACAAGTCTGACATCAGCGATGACCATTTCCCTATCTACCGCTTTACACATATCGTAGACAGTCAGTGCTGCGACGGATACAGCGGTGAGTGCTTCCATTTCTACGCCTGTGCGTCCGACCGTCTGGACTTCTGCTTGAATCTCAATCCGTGGTGTTTCAGCTGCGATGACGAGTTCAACGCGGATCGAAGTCAATGCGAGCGGATGACAGAGGGGAATGAGTTCACCCGTCCGTTTTGCTGCCATGATACCTGCAAGGCGTGCAACCTCTAAAACATCGCCCTTCTTCATTTTTTCTTCAGTGATTAATCGAAGCGTTTCAGTGCGGGCGGTTATGTGTCCACGGGCGATGGCGACACGCAAGGTTTCTTGCTTGCCGCCGACGTCCACCATCCGTGTGTTGCCTTTTTCGTCAAAGTGTGTGAGTTGTTCTTTCATTTCTTGTATTCCAGAGACCAAACAACGTGCGATGAATCGCACTACTACGAACCGACCTTTAAGTTCAAAATGGATGAAGCACGATATTTGTTACATCGGATGTGCTTCCATAATTTGTTCGTATTTTTCACGGAACCGTTGGAGATATTTTCCTTCGCCGTGGTAAGCGGCGATGTCTGCGGGATTGGGCTGAATAGGTTCCCCGCGTTTCAAGACTGAAGCACTGAACGCCTCAATATCGAAGGACTCATTTTCTGTGTCAGGGTCTGCATCAAGAAATGCTTTCACGCCTGCGACAGCGGCACCGAGGGCTGCGCCCCCCTTTTCCACTGGGAGTGTAGGTCTATTCCAGATTCCGGCGACCCGTTGCATGATTCCGGGACTATCCGTTGCTCCACCCGTTACAAACAGCGGTGCTTGTGTCTGTTTTGTGAAGACAGCGGAGTAGATGTAAAGGGCGGCAAGGCTTGTTTCAATGATACCCGTATAGTCTGCTGCTAATGTGTGTTCTGGTGAGGTACGTATTAGTTCAAACGCGCCAGAGACTGGAAAGGATTCGGTTTTGGGTTGCCAAAACGTCATAAACTGCCCGGGTGCGGCGGCTTGCAACGTAGCTTCTGCGGGTGCGTATTCTTCTTTTGTGAATCCATAATTGGCTCTCACGGCATCCCAGACCATCGCGCCG
It includes:
- a CDS encoding DUF3857 and transglutaminase domain-containing protein, translating into MHQSLTMGTLKNKQTFYPTPVGAVSNRTGAECLINSKVYHKILIILAVCLIFVPISFAADYALIIGGAAGEKSFYDAFWSATSRFHQLLTDEYGYDPAQITFLFEDMGDSEKPGLVDAESRREPLLTAFAELTEKIQPSDRFLLFMIGHASRTGRSTPKFNLLGRDITETEYITLINGIPAENQILIFGFPYSGRLASQLSAPGRIILTSSSPNEGYALQAGFGDVFVDAFSTAAADTNSDGAISLLEAFLSVEERTKAWYEDFGTIQSEHPHLDDNGDGNATRHLTTALESEEGANDGTLAEKTFLGKRRSALPAPPPSEPEVLADVPPTEVEEQANSEIGDANTYRGGRSALPYDFISEADENTIQEAISNAPSQKAYPDDGAAVLWESVDVDIDEKSRYIYSTRRIVKIFNENGKDLAEVSIPYMRGRDDVTIHHARTLTPDGNAIELDVNEVITDLVPPSAVDAGLYVDARLMYFSLPGVTDGCIIDYAYSTNNAGHVMQGEFWRKVYFQAPQPVQYYRLTVHIPKKKQLYYQISGAPAASQTDRFLSIQPEIAESNYARTYTFEVTDVPPLKEEYLMPAPQDLAYSISISSIDSWDKLVTWYATLIREQDTLTPEIAKKTEQLLKGAWTRQEKVKRLYEYVATNIQYLGYELGIWAIKPRPANLVLKDGRGDCKDKTTLLSTMLTSAGINSYPVLISAGDTRGINAHLPDGGSEVKAVPSLAYFNHMILAVEGNKDDELIWLDPTSETCAFGDFPAGDQDRWTLIINPQFLTENKIDTSEDLASKNAQDLQNNLYLFQKSPSLDATANLKRLHTDVHVKEDMSVTVRQELTVTGSFNIKLRSQLASLDTNEKRAEFMHKELELDDRAKIIEFKSSKLFQLEKELKVEVTWTCEGYLYAIGSQFVLELPLAKHPYAELLSEENRMYSAVIGKALSLEDKVSVSTETPFRIDTVPEEQTLKNEIAEIQLRYTQSKRKAEMHQIVRFLSPTVTPGDIEHLKEIVRAASNRGTKRFILTQ
- the moaC gene encoding cyclic pyranopterin monophosphate synthase MoaC; the protein is MKEQLTHFDEKGNTRMVDVGGKQETLRVAIARGHITARTETLRLITEEKMKKGDVLEVARLAGIMAAKRTGELIPLCHPLALTSIRVELVIAAETPRIEIQAEVQTVGRTGVEMEALTAVSVAALTVYDMCKAVDREMVIADVRLVKKTGGKSGDFIATSDT